Part of the Hyalangium ruber genome, TCCAGCGAGCGGTGGTCTGGCGCCCAGACGCGCCAGCGCACTCGGGGGCCCGGCTCCACCCACGCCCCCAACCTCGGAACCGCCGCCCGTGTCTCCTCCGCTGTCTTCATACCCATTCCTTTAATGCGCGCCTCTCCTACCGAGGAGCACCTTGCGCCCAGGTCCAATGCTTCGAGGCGGAAAGGTGTTCACTGGTAACCCTAGGGAGTGCGCACCCTCGGACGTTGGCCCAGCCCTCGGGACCGCCGGGTCCCTGCTCACCCCCTATCCGCCCATCCAACCCAGCAGGTACACTTTCTTCTCTGATTTTCGCGCAATCCCTGTCGGCCTGGTTTTGGATATGCCATCCCTTCCGAGCGACAGCATCCCCACGGCATTGCCCGAAGAGAGCGTCGAGGATCTCTACGAGAACGCGCCGTGTGGATACCTCTCCACGCTGCCCAACGGCACCATCGTCCGGGTCAACCAGACCTTCCTGACCTGGACGGGCTACTCGCGCGAAGAGCTCCTCGTCGGCAAGCGGTTCCGGGACCTGCTGACCATCGGGGGGAAGCTCTTCCACGAGACGCACTACGCGCCCCTGCTGCGGATGCAAGGGTTCGTCAATGAGATCAGCTTCGAGCTCGTGTGCAAGAACGGCCGACCGCTGCCCGTGTTGATCAACAGCGTCCAGAAGCAGGATGCGGCCGGCACGCCCGCCTTCCACCGCACCACGCTCTTCAACATCACCGACCGCAAACTCTACGAGCGAGAGCTGCTCCTGGCCCGGCGGCAGGCCGAACAAGCCGAGCTGGCCGCCCGCGCCAAGGCGGACTTCGTGTCCATGGTCAGCCACGAAATCCGCACCCCGATGAACGCCATCCTCGGGCTGGCGGGCCTGCTGCTCCAGACCGAGCTGAACTCGGAGCAACAGAAGTACCTCCACCTGCTCCAGTCCTCGTCCGAGAACCTGCTGGAGCTGCTCAACAACATCCTGGATCTCAACAAGATCGAAGCGGCCAAGGTGACGCTGGAAGAGCGCCGCTTCGATCTCCGCCAGCTGATCCACGGCCTGCTCCACGGCCTCCACGTCAAGGCCGAGCAGAAGCAGCTGGCCGTGCGGCTGGAGCTGGACGAGCGGCTCCCGCACGGGCTCCTGGGAGATCCGATCAAGCTCAGCCAGGTGCTCACCAACCTGGTGGCCAATGCCATCAAGTTCACCGAGCGAGGCGCGGTGACGCTGGCGGCGCACGTCCGGGACTCCTCCCCGCAGGCCGTCTTCGTGGACTTCCGGGTCACCGACACGGGCATCGGCATTCCCGAGGAGCACCTGGCGCGAATCTTCGAGGAGTTCACCCAGGCCAGCTATGACATCCAGCTGAAGTACGGCGGCACCGGCCTGGGCCTCTCCATCTGCCGGAAGTTGCTCGCGCTGTATGGCAGCCAGCTCCACGTGGAGAGCGTGCCGGGGAAGGGCTCGTGCTTCTTCTTCACCCTGCGCCTGAAGGTCGCGGAGGCGGCGGAGGAGCCCGCCGTGAAGCCTCCGCCCTCCGAGCATTGCCTCACCGGCCTCAAGCTGCTGGTGGCCGAGGACAACAGCCTCAACGTCTTCGTGCTCTCGCAGTTCCTGCGCAAGTGGGGCGCCGACTTCGAGGTGGTGGAGAACGGGCACGGGGCCGTGGCGAAGGTCCAGCAGGGACACTTCGACCTGATCCTGATGGACCTCCAGATGCCGGAGCTGGATGGCTACGCGGCCACCCGCGCCATCCGGGGCCTGCCCGAGGAGCGGCTCCACCGCCTGCCCATCCTGGCCCTGTCCGCCTCCAACCGGCTCGGGCTGGAGGAGCAGCTCGCGGCCGCTGGCTTCACGGGCTTCGTGGGCAAGCCCTTCAAGCCCGATGATCTGCTCTCGAAGATTTCCCTGCACTGCGCCCGCCCGTCCCGCTTCAGCCTGGAGGGCCTCCGGCGCCTGGCCGAGGGAGACCGTCACGCCCTGCGAGAGCTCATCGCCGTCGCCATCGCCAACTGCCAGCAGGCCCAGCCCACCTTTCAGAGAGCGCTCGAGGCCGGCGATCTGGAAGGGTTCGAGTTCCATGCCCACAAAATCAAGATGACCCAGGAGCTGCTCCAAGCGGAGGCCCTTCGGGCGGCGCTGCAACGAGGACGCGCGCTTCTGTCCCGAAGAGACAGCGACGCGGAGCTGGTCCGTGCCGCGGCTCACGCCCTTCACGCGGAGCTGGAGGACATCATCACGGCCTTGAGGGCGGACCTGGCGACGGTCGCCGCCGGCCTCCCCGCCGAGGAGGACTCGCGAAACTGAAGGGTAAGCGGCGGCCAGGCCCGCGAAGGCAAGCCCTCCCGCCTGCCGGGGGCGCCAGCCGGGCGAGCCTTCTCGCACCATCGTCCTTAGGGTGTGTGGGAGACGCTGGAGGCGGGACGCCATGCATCACACCCGGGAAATTCCTCGCGAGGTCTGGTCCGACTACCTGACGCTGCTGAGCAGCATCACCCAAGCTCAGTGCGTCCGCATCGAGGCGGGGAGTCCGGAGATAGGCGAGCAGACGCTGGCCCAACGCCTGCCCCTCATCGACATCTCCTTCGAGGAGAAGGGCAGCGGCCAGGGCAGCGTCGAGGTGACGGTGGGGCGGCCCGGCGAGGAGATCACCCACCGCATCCTCCACCCCGACCGCATCTACGCCGACGAGAGCGAGAACGGCGAGCTGGAGTGCCTGGACATCGAGGACGAGGAGCACACCAAGACGCTCATCTTCTTCGAGCCGGCCGAGGCCTTCGCCGAGAGCAGCGACCGTTGGTCCTCCCCGCCGCTCTGAGCCCGGAAAAGCAGAAGGGCGGGCCCCCGTCGAGGAGCCCGCCCCGGTGAGACGACTGCGAAGGTGCGTTACGGGTTGGCGATGGCGTAGTCCAGCGCCGCCTTGGCGCGGATCAGGCCGTTGCCGTAGTAGTTGTCACGACCGGCGGTGCCCAGGTCCTCGGCCGTCTTCTCGAGGGCGTTGCGCACGCGGGTGGCCGTCCACGCCGGGTTGTAGCTCCACACCAGGGCCGCGATGGCGGACACGTGCGGGGTCGCCATCGAGGTGCCGTCGTAGGGCTCGTAGCCGCTGGCCGGCTCGACGAACTGGCTGGACACCGTGGAGGACTGGCCCAGGCCGCCCGCCGCCTTGATGGCGGTGCCGTCCTCCAGGCTCAGGGAGATGGCCGGGATGGTGCTGGTGACGCCCGTGCCCAGCGTGCCGGCGAAGCCGCCCGCCACGTTGTTGTAGATGACCGCGGCCACGCCGCCACCGGCCTTCGCGTTCACCACCTTGGTGTTGAAGTCGATGGTGCCACGCTGGCAGAGGACGACCTTACCCGCCCAGGCGCCCACGCTGTCGCACAGGCCGCCGTCCACCAGCGCGCCCGTCACGCCCGCGCTCCGGGCCGCGCCGTCGATGTAGCCGCCGCTGAAGGTGCCGCCGGCCACGGCGACGCTGTTGGTGTCCACCGCGCCGACGGTGGAGAGCACACCCACGCCCGGGGCCGCGATGTCCACCTCGGTGTTGAACTGCGAGAAGGTGGCGATGGTCTTGTTCGCGTCCAGCGCGCCCACCGACATGACGATGGGGTAGGAGGCCGGGTAGCTCATGCGGTTGTTGCCGTCATTGCCCGCCGCCGCGATGGAGAGCACGCCCGCGCTGAAGGCGTTCTTGAAGGCGTTCTCCTCGGTCTTGCTCTTGGTCGGGCCGCCGAGGCTCATGCTGATGACGTTGGCGCCCGCGCTCACGCAGCGGTTGGCCGCGTCCGCCAGGGTGGAGGCGTAGGTCCACGAGCAGTCATCGCCGAACACCTTGACGATGTGCAGGTTCACGCCGTTGGGCAGCACGCCCACCACGCCGGTGGTGTTGTTGACCGCGGCGATGGTGCCCGCCACGTGCGTGCCGTGGTGGCACTTGTCGGTGTTCCAGCCCGTGGGGTAGCCCGTGATGGACTTGCCGCTCTGGTGGTCCTCATGCGCGGCGTAGAGGCCGGAGTCGATGATGCAGATCTTCCGGTTGGCGCCCGTGGCCGAGGCCCACACCTGGTCCGCCTGGGTCAGCGGAATGCCGTACGGCGTGGTCTGCGCCAGCAGCTTGCGGGGCGCGTCCAGCTCGACGAACTCGACCCCGGCGTGCTTGCTCAGCGCCTCGACCGCCTTGGCGGGCAGCTCCACCGCCGACGCGTTCATCCCGTGGATGGACATCAGCTCGCGCCCGCCGGCGGCCGAGACGACCTTGGAGCGGTCGAACCCGGGCTTGAAGCTGATGATGTAGCGCTCCTTGGCCTCCGAGGCCACGCCCGCCTCCTGCGTGCGTACCTCCGTCTCCTCCGAACCGACTTCCGACGCACACGCGGACAGCATCACCAGGGCACCAAACAGCGTCGACTTCTTCATGGGGGATTGTCTCCTACATCGCGTTAAGCGCACTAACCGGGTTTCACCGAGCAGCCAGGGTGAAATCCTTCAACCCTTATAAATTGAGAATCGGCTTAATACAAGCTTCCCCTGAGAATTCGTTCAGTGGTTTTTGCTTAGATTCTGTGTCTGGCTTTGATTTCGCCTTATCCGCTGAGAATAAAAAAACCGAGGGCGCTCTCCGCCAAAGTGGGAGAACGCCCTCGGTGTCACTGCCACCCCACCGCGGTTCACGCGGCGGGGCTCAGGCTGTGAAAGGGATTACGGGTACAGCGCGCGAGCGCCGGTCTTGTCGAGGCTGGTGAGCACCAGGTCGCCGGTGTTGGTGCCAGCGCACTGGGGGTAGTGCATGACCGAGGCCTTGTCGTAGCTGGTCAGCGCACGCCAGTTGGCGTCCTCGTAGCAGCCGCTGGCGCTGGTGCGGGTGTGCTCGTGGCGGAAGCCCAGCGCGTGGCCGAGCTCGTGGCGCAGGATGCCCGCCAGCGTGTAGCGGCTGGGGGTGAAGGCGCTGGTGCTGATCAGCACGTTGCGGCCCGAGCGGCTGGTGTTGGGGAAGAACGCGCGCGCCAGGTAGCTCTGGTCGCTGGTCTGGCGCACGTCGAAGAGCACCGCGCTCTGGCTGGCGGTGCAGTTGCTGTCGTAGCTGCTGGAGTGGACGAAGTTGACGTTCGCCGTGGCCTCCCAGGCCGCCGTGGCGGTGTTCATCGCGCTCACCACGGTGCTGTAGCGGCTGCCGAAGCTGCTGCTGCTCACGCAGTAGGTGAGGTTGCGCGCCTGGGTGGCGCTCCACTTGATGTCGCCACCGATGTAGTACACCGCCAGGCCGTCCTGGCTGGCGCCGTGGCCCGCGGAGGCGACGTTCTGC contains:
- a CDS encoding PAS domain-containing hybrid sensor histidine kinase/response regulator yields the protein MPSLPSDSIPTALPEESVEDLYENAPCGYLSTLPNGTIVRVNQTFLTWTGYSREELLVGKRFRDLLTIGGKLFHETHYAPLLRMQGFVNEISFELVCKNGRPLPVLINSVQKQDAAGTPAFHRTTLFNITDRKLYERELLLARRQAEQAELAARAKADFVSMVSHEIRTPMNAILGLAGLLLQTELNSEQQKYLHLLQSSSENLLELLNNILDLNKIEAAKVTLEERRFDLRQLIHGLLHGLHVKAEQKQLAVRLELDERLPHGLLGDPIKLSQVLTNLVANAIKFTERGAVTLAAHVRDSSPQAVFVDFRVTDTGIGIPEEHLARIFEEFTQASYDIQLKYGGTGLGLSICRKLLALYGSQLHVESVPGKGSCFFFTLRLKVAEAAEEPAVKPPPSEHCLTGLKLLVAEDNSLNVFVLSQFLRKWGADFEVVENGHGAVAKVQQGHFDLILMDLQMPELDGYAATRAIRGLPEERLHRLPILALSASNRLGLEEQLAAAGFTGFVGKPFKPDDLLSKISLHCARPSRFSLEGLRRLAEGDRHALRELIAVAIANCQQAQPTFQRALEAGDLEGFEFHAHKIKMTQELLQAEALRAALQRGRALLSRRDSDAELVRAAAHALHAELEDIITALRADLATVAAGLPAEEDSRN
- a CDS encoding DUF5335 family protein, which codes for MHHTREIPREVWSDYLTLLSSITQAQCVRIEAGSPEIGEQTLAQRLPLIDISFEEKGSGQGSVEVTVGRPGEEITHRILHPDRIYADESENGELECLDIEDEEHTKTLIFFEPAEAFAESSDRWSSPPL
- a CDS encoding S8 family serine peptidase is translated as MKKSTLFGALVMLSACASEVGSEETEVRTQEAGVASEAKERYIISFKPGFDRSKVVSAAGGRELMSIHGMNASAVELPAKAVEALSKHAGVEFVELDAPRKLLAQTTPYGIPLTQADQVWASATGANRKICIIDSGLYAAHEDHQSGKSITGYPTGWNTDKCHHGTHVAGTIAAVNNTTGVVGVLPNGVNLHIVKVFGDDCSWTYASTLADAANRCVSAGANVISMSLGGPTKSKTEENAFKNAFSAGVLSIAAAGNDGNNRMSYPASYPIVMSVGALDANKTIATFSQFNTEVDIAAPGVGVLSTVGAVDTNSVAVAGGTFSGGYIDGAARSAGVTGALVDGGLCDSVGAWAGKVVLCQRGTIDFNTKVVNAKAGGGVAAVIYNNVAGGFAGTLGTGVTSTIPAISLSLEDGTAIKAAGGLGQSSTVSSQFVEPASGYEPYDGTSMATPHVSAIAALVWSYNPAWTATRVRNALEKTAEDLGTAGRDNYYGNGLIRAKAALDYAIANP
- a CDS encoding M57 family metalloprotease, yielding MLKFRTVAMLAGVALFGSACGGSQEMAQEEQPMSWEEFKASAIKGDGDVFVVDFDIALENEQALREYYEQNVASAGHGASQDGLAVYYIGGDIKWSATQARNLTYCVSSSSFGSRYSTVVSAMNTATAAWEATANVNFVHSSSYDSNCTASQSAVLFDVRQTSDQSYLARAFFPNTSRSGRNVLISTSAFTPSRYTLAGILRHELGHALGFRHEHTRTSASGCYEDANWRALTSYDKASVMHYPQCAGTNTGDLVLTSLDKTGARALYP